A DNA window from Acropora palmata chromosome 12, jaAcrPala1.3, whole genome shotgun sequence contains the following coding sequences:
- the LOC141860676 gene encoding uncharacterized protein LOC141860676, with amino-acid sequence MYNGHKRMHGIKFQSVVAPNGLIANLYGPVEGKRHDAGMLRMSGLLDQLQQFSHSPAGQPLCIYGDPAYPLRIHLQAPYKAAHLTQDQEAFNSSMSDVRSAVEWVFGDILSYFAFLDFKKNLKIGLSPIGTMYSVCGLLRNAITCFYGSITSDYFDLQPPTIQEYFQI; translated from the exons ATGTATAATGGACACAAAAGGATGCACGGAATTAAATTTCAGTCAGTTGTGGCACCGAATGGTTTGATTGCAAACCTCTATGGACCTGTAG AGGGGAAACGCCATGATGCTGGGATGCTGCGGATGTCAGGTCTTCTGGATCAACTGCAGCAGTTTTCCCACAGCCCAGCGGGTCAGCCACTTTGTATATATGGCGATCCTGCCTACCCACTAAGAATTCACTTACAGGCTCCATACAAAGCAGCACACCTAACTCAAGATCAAGAGGCTTTTAATTCATCCATGAGTGATGTCAGGAGCGCTGTGGAGTGGGTCTTTGGGGACattctttcttattttgcttttctggATTTCAAAAAGAACCTAAAGATTGGACTTAGCCCTATTGGCACAATGTACTCTGTTTGTGGCCTACTTAGAAATGCTATTACATGTTTTTATGGTTCGATTACATCTGATTATTTTGATTTGCAGCCACCAACTATCCAAGAGTACTTTCAAATTTAG
- the LOC141860677 gene encoding uncharacterized protein LOC141860677 yields the protein MTSKRELFIWKKHHDLLLLKEVLLKEPFKHNNGSKEKGALWSKIADALTQHGMKVTQRSVREKFDKLYSDFKEREREEKQASGIDIEYDDNHKALTEIHERVLELEEERQDKETQEKATAAEMRKKATERLSVTK from the coding sequence ATGACCAGCAAAAGAGAATTGTTCATCTGGAAAAAGCATCATGATCTTCTTCTATTAAAAGAAGTACTATTGAAAGAACCATTCAAACATAATAATGGCTCCAAAGAAAAAGGTGCCTTGTGGTCCAAAATTGCAGATGCATTAACTCAACATGGAATGAAGGTCACACAAAGATCAGTCAGAGAAAAGTTTGATAAACTTTACAGTGACttcaaagaaagagaaagagaggAGAAACAAGCCAGTGGCATAGATATTGAGTATGATGACAACCACAAAGCACTTACAGAGATCCATGAGAGGGTATTAGAACTGGAAGAGGAAAGACAAGATAAGGAGACACAGGAGAAGGCTACGGCTGCAGAAATGAGGAAGAAGGCAACTGAGAGATTAAGTGTCACAAAATGA
- the LOC141861119 gene encoding uncharacterized protein LOC141861119 isoform X1 — protein MASRVALLKWLSVLNVAHALLVIILGIASINVTDFYVGFFGMGIWLGGLMLSTGLAGLNSASHVGNRCRLKFFLSCNVVTIITMITCNIIIGTVAITHFQFESTVGMDYKNQKNQDYFKAEEDLKARNVSGKTGLTVYGIVMVVITSDVFLNASLVMISRDLLQTATTGSSSRTTTEMTSADQNCLELAFQGTSSRQQVCDNWNQSFQLPVFLKLPNYADLFPERINNCAD, from the exons ATGGCATCGAGGGTTGCACTTCTCAAATGGTTGTCGGTCCTCAATGTCGCTCATGCACTTTTGGTGATTATTCTCGGAATTGCTTCCATAAACGTTACCGATTTCTACGTAGGATTCTTCGGCATGGGAATCTGGCTTGGTGGCTTG ATGCTCTCAACTGGTTTAGCAGGGCTGAACAGTGCTTCACATGTAGGAAACCGCTGCAGG CTTAAATTCTTCCTTAGCTGTAACGTGGTTACAATAATCACCATGATCACTTGCAATATTATAATCGGCACAGTGGCGATAACACACTTCCAGTTTGAGTCAACGGTTGGTATGGACTATAAGAACCAAAAGAATCAAGATTATTTCAAAGCAGAGGAGGATTTGAAGGCGAGGAACGTATCCGGGAAGACCGGGTTAACTGTGTATGGTATTGTGATGGTTGTGATCACAAGTGATGTATTCCTGAATGCTTCTTTAGTGATGATTTCCCGCGACCTCCTTCAG ACAGCCACAACCGGATCAAGCAGTCGCACTACGACGGAGATGACCTCCGCAGACCAGAACTGTTTGGAACTAGCGTTTCAAGGCACGTCTTCCAGACAGCAGGTTTGCGACAATTGGAACCAGAGTTTTCAGCTTCCTGTTTTTTTGAAACTCCCG AATTACGCCGACCTTTTCCCTGAAAGAATTAACAATTGCGCTGACTAA
- the LOC141861119 gene encoding uncharacterized protein LOC141861119 isoform X2: protein MASRVALLKWLSVLNVAHALLVIILGIASINVTDFYVGFFGMGIWLGGLMLSTGLAGLNSASHVGNRCRLKFFLSCNVVTIITMITCNIIIGTVAITHFQFESTVGMDYKNQKNQDYFKAEEDLKARNVSGKTGLTVYGIVMVVITSDVFLNASLVMISRDLLQTATTGSSSRTTTEMTSADQNCLELAFQGTSSRQQVCDNWNQSFQLPVFLKLP from the exons ATGGCATCGAGGGTTGCACTTCTCAAATGGTTGTCGGTCCTCAATGTCGCTCATGCACTTTTGGTGATTATTCTCGGAATTGCTTCCATAAACGTTACCGATTTCTACGTAGGATTCTTCGGCATGGGAATCTGGCTTGGTGGCTTG ATGCTCTCAACTGGTTTAGCAGGGCTGAACAGTGCTTCACATGTAGGAAACCGCTGCAGG CTTAAATTCTTCCTTAGCTGTAACGTGGTTACAATAATCACCATGATCACTTGCAATATTATAATCGGCACAGTGGCGATAACACACTTCCAGTTTGAGTCAACGGTTGGTATGGACTATAAGAACCAAAAGAATCAAGATTATTTCAAAGCAGAGGAGGATTTGAAGGCGAGGAACGTATCCGGGAAGACCGGGTTAACTGTGTATGGTATTGTGATGGTTGTGATCACAAGTGATGTATTCCTGAATGCTTCTTTAGTGATGATTTCCCGCGACCTCCTTCAG ACAGCCACAACCGGATCAAGCAGTCGCACTACGACGGAGATGACCTCCGCAGACCAGAACTGTTTGGAACTAGCGTTTCAAGGCACGTCTTCCAGACAGCAGGTTTGCGACAATTGGAACCAGAGTTTTCAGCTTCCTGTTTTTTTGAAACTCCCG tAA
- the LOC141861120 gene encoding C-reactive protein-like has protein sequence MEGGITSAQHGRTPPARGGFTLTASFLIVVMVCQQGMRSATMAFFILGQDQDDYGDGFEQDQSFNGEIYNVNMWNRVLPADEILHMSTDCADGVGNYLRWRDFVDADVYGDVTKTSPVSCVP, from the coding sequence ATGGAGGGTGGCATCACATCTGCACAACATGGGAGAACACCGCCGGCGCGTGGGGGTTTTACATTGACGGCCAGCTTTTTGATAGTGGTGATGGTTTGTCAACAGGGCATGAGATCGGCAAcgatggcattttttatccTTGGTCAGGATCAAGATGATTATGGAGATGGTTTTGAGCAGGATCAGAGCTTCAATGGCGAGATTTATAATGTAAACATGTGGAACAGAGTTTTGCCGGCTGACGAAATTTTGCATATGTCGACTGATTGTGCTGATGGTGTCGGCAACTATCTGCGGTGGAGAGATTTCGTGGATGCAGATGTCTATGGCGATGTGACCAAAACGTCTCCAGTCAGTTGTGTTCCATGA